From the genome of Alphaproteobacteria bacterium, one region includes:
- the ptsP gene encoding phosphoenolpyruvate--protein phosphotransferase, whose protein sequence is MERTTPVAGPRLILRRLRDVMARAGSAQERLDQVVRIVAGEMVAEVCSVYVLRAGDILELFATQGLNPDAVHRTRLRLGEGIVGDIAANERPLALADAQTHPNFAYRPETGEEIYHSMAGVPILRGEKVLGVLAVQNRTLRQYDEEEIETLENVAMVLAELVASGELVNPEEIKPIDGTGLLPVRLDGVSLNGGVAIGRAVLHEPRIFITKVIAEDTALEQKRFVEALGTVRADLDRMLESDGLGHGEHREVLETFRMFADDRGWVERIREAIGTGLTAEAGVQRAFDDMRVRFGEISDPYIQERLADLSDLTRRLLLRLMGRATVLDAASLPDDAVIVARDLGPAELLEYDRNRLRGVVLEEGSALSHVAIVARALDLPVVGRVEDITGRIEAGESLVVDGDNAQVLIRPAEEIQQQVADTLQAAEQRRLQYAKLRDLPAATRDGVKVSLRVNAGLLIDLQHLATTGADGVGLYRTEITFMVRSQFPDVEEQAQLYRRVLDQADGKPVAFRTLDVGGDKVLPYVEAFGDENPAMGWRAIRIGLDRPAMLRRQLRAIIMAADGRPLWIMFPMVADLTELRQARHLLDLELTRAQARGLAIPSRLSVGVMLEVPALLWQLPELLREIDFLSVGSNDLVQFLFAADRGNPRLAGRYDPLSPPVLRALKMVVDQCNKAHVELSLCGEMAGRPIEAMALLGVGLRTLSMAPGGFGPVKTMVRALDLTRFTGYLGDLMNGSQRSVRDKIRLFARDHGIPL, encoded by the coding sequence ATGGAGCGTACGACGCCAGTGGCCGGGCCGCGGTTGATCCTCAGGCGGCTCCGGGACGTGATGGCGCGCGCAGGCAGCGCGCAGGAGAGGCTCGACCAGGTCGTGCGCATAGTCGCCGGCGAGATGGTGGCCGAGGTCTGCTCGGTCTACGTGCTGCGCGCCGGCGACATCCTCGAGCTGTTCGCCACCCAGGGCCTCAATCCCGACGCCGTGCACCGCACGCGCCTGCGGCTGGGCGAGGGCATCGTCGGCGACATCGCCGCCAATGAGCGTCCGCTGGCCTTGGCCGACGCGCAGACGCATCCCAACTTCGCCTACCGGCCGGAGACCGGCGAGGAAATCTACCACTCGATGGCCGGCGTGCCGATCCTGCGCGGCGAGAAGGTGCTGGGTGTGCTGGCGGTGCAGAACCGCACGCTGCGCCAGTACGACGAGGAGGAGATCGAGACACTCGAGAACGTCGCCATGGTGCTGGCCGAGCTGGTGGCGTCGGGCGAGCTGGTCAACCCCGAGGAGATCAAGCCGATCGACGGCACCGGCCTCCTGCCGGTGCGCCTCGACGGCGTGTCGCTCAATGGCGGCGTCGCCATCGGCCGTGCCGTGCTGCACGAGCCGCGCATCTTCATCACCAAGGTGATCGCCGAGGACACCGCGCTGGAGCAGAAGCGCTTCGTCGAGGCGCTGGGCACCGTGCGCGCCGATCTCGACCGCATGCTCGAATCCGACGGGCTGGGCCACGGCGAGCATCGCGAGGTGCTCGAGACCTTCCGCATGTTCGCCGACGATCGCGGCTGGGTGGAGCGCATCCGCGAGGCGATCGGCACGGGCCTGACCGCCGAGGCCGGCGTGCAGCGCGCCTTCGACGACATGCGCGTGCGCTTCGGCGAGATCAGCGATCCCTACATCCAGGAACGGCTGGCCGACCTCTCCGACCTGACGCGCCGCCTGCTGCTTCGCCTGATGGGCCGCGCCACGGTGCTGGACGCCGCCAGCCTGCCCGACGACGCGGTGATCGTGGCGCGCGACCTCGGACCGGCCGAGCTGCTGGAGTACGACCGCAACCGGCTGCGCGGCGTGGTGCTGGAGGAGGGCTCGGCACTCAGCCACGTCGCCATCGTCGCGCGCGCGCTGGACCTGCCGGTGGTCGGCCGCGTCGAGGACATCACCGGCCGCATCGAGGCCGGCGAATCGCTGGTCGTCGACGGCGACAACGCCCAGGTCCTCATCCGGCCGGCCGAGGAGATCCAGCAGCAGGTCGCCGACACCCTGCAGGCCGCCGAGCAGCGGCGGCTGCAGTACGCCAAGCTGCGCGACCTGCCGGCGGCGACGCGCGACGGCGTGAAGGTCTCGCTGCGCGTCAACGCCGGCCTGCTGATCGACCTGCAGCACCTGGCGACCACCGGCGCCGATGGCGTGGGGCTGTACCGCACCGAGATCACCTTCATGGTGCGCTCGCAGTTCCCCGACGTCGAGGAGCAGGCGCAGCTCTACCGCCGCGTGCTCGACCAGGCCGACGGCAAGCCGGTGGCCTTCCGCACGCTCGATGTCGGCGGCGACAAGGTGCTGCCCTATGTCGAGGCGTTCGGCGACGAGAACCCGGCAATGGGCTGGCGCGCGATCCGCATCGGGCTCGACCGCCCGGCCATGCTGCGTCGGCAGCTGCGGGCCATCATCATGGCCGCCGACGGTCGGCCGCTGTGGATCATGTTCCCGATGGTCGCCGACCTCACGGAGCTGCGGCAGGCGCGTCATCTTCTTGACCTGGAACTGACCCGGGCGCAGGCCCGGGGACTGGCGATCCCGTCCCGCCTGTCGGTCGGGGTGATGCTCGAAGTGCCTGCCTTGCTTTGGCAATTGCCCGAGTTGCTGCGCGAGATCGACTTCCTGTCGGTGGGCAGCAATGATCTTGTGCAGTTTTTGTTCGCGGCCGACCGCGGCAATCCCCGCCTCGCGGGACGATATGATCCTTTGTCGCCACCCGTTCTGCGTGCGCTGAAGATGGTGGTCGACCAGTGCAACAAGGCGCATGTCGAGCTGAGCCTCTGTGGCGAGATGGCCGGCCGGCCGATCGAGGCCATGGCGCTGCTCGGCGTCGGCCTGCGCACGCTGTCGATGGCGCCGGGCGGCTTCGGTCCGGTCAAGACCATGGTGCGCGCGCTCGACCTCACGCGGTTCACCGGCTACCTCGGCGATCTGATGAACGGATCGCAGCGCAGCGTGCGCGACAAGATCCGTCTGTTCGCGCGCGATCACGGCATCCCGCTCTGA
- a CDS encoding NIPSNAP family protein produces MLYQLRIYEIFERNKAAFHDRFRDHAARIMGRYGFRIVAMWEAQTQAGPQFVYVLAWPDLAAKEAAWAAFMADEEWKEIKRVTSAEHGSLVGGIEDRPMTLTDYSPPLGR; encoded by the coding sequence ATGCTCTATCAGCTTCGCATCTACGAGATCTTCGAGCGCAACAAGGCAGCGTTCCATGACCGCTTCCGCGATCACGCCGCGCGCATCATGGGGCGCTACGGCTTTCGCATCGTGGCGATGTGGGAGGCGCAGACCCAGGCCGGCCCGCAATTCGTCTATGTCCTGGCCTGGCCCGACCTTGCCGCCAAGGAGGCGGCCTGGGCCGCCTTCATGGCCGACGAGGAGTGGAAGGAGATCAAGCGCGTCACCTCGGCCGAGCACGGCAGCCTGGTCGGTGGCATCGAGGACCGGCCGATGACCCTGACCGACTATTCGCCGCCCCTGGGCCGGTAA
- a CDS encoding helix-turn-helix domain-containing protein, with the protein MLREARESLGLSLRDVSSDTRVRYAYLDAIENGRFHDLPGRTYIPAFLRAYAKRVNLDAERVLEAYRAIDAAPPPAVAYNFPAAPRERRTPKAALLFASCALLFGAYVTWHALTREPGGPAQVVAPVPDRLKPAPVIAAAPEPAPPAAPAPAPAAAQVPTGTPAPAATPAPVQAISPTAPLPGAIPPAPITAPLPPPAALPVPAMAPAPVPLPPPAMSASPVPFSPPIVLPSPGQAQAATPPARQDAGGQAPNAQEASRPPDLKPAEVKPPEPPKAAVITAPPGTKPVTLLPKTDGWLELRGPNGEVLASTFVRAGEPYTVPEGIGYRLTPDAQR; encoded by the coding sequence ATGTTGCGGGAAGCGCGCGAGTCGCTGGGCTTGTCGCTGCGCGACGTGTCGAGCGACACGCGCGTGCGCTACGCCTATCTCGACGCGATCGAGAACGGTCGCTTCCACGATCTGCCCGGCCGCACCTACATCCCTGCCTTCCTGCGCGCCTATGCCAAGCGAGTGAACCTCGACGCCGAGCGTGTGCTCGAAGCCTATCGCGCCATCGACGCTGCGCCGCCGCCCGCGGTCGCCTACAACTTCCCCGCCGCGCCCAGGGAGCGTCGTACGCCGAAGGCGGCGTTGCTGTTCGCCTCCTGCGCGCTGCTGTTCGGCGCCTACGTCACGTGGCATGCGCTGACCCGCGAGCCCGGTGGGCCGGCGCAGGTGGTGGCGCCTGTCCCGGATCGTCTGAAGCCCGCGCCGGTGATCGCGGCAGCGCCCGAGCCGGCCCCGCCCGCCGCGCCGGCGCCGGCGCCTGCCGCTGCCCAGGTCCCCACGGGGACGCCGGCACCAGCCGCCACGCCGGCGCCGGTGCAGGCGATCAGCCCGACCGCCCCGCTGCCCGGCGCTATACCGCCGGCGCCGATCACGGCGCCCCTGCCGCCGCCCGCCGCGTTGCCGGTACCCGCGATGGCCCCGGCGCCTGTCCCGCTGCCGCCGCCCGCCATGTCCGCGTCACCCGTCCCGTTTTCGCCGCCTATCGTGCTTCCATCGCCCGGGCAGGCCCAGGCGGCCACGCCACCCGCCCGCCAGGACGCCGGCGGGCAGGCACCCAACGCCCAGGAAGCCAGCCGCCCGCCGGATCTGAAGCCGGCCGAGGTCAAGCCGCCGGAACCGCCCAAGGCGGCGGTGATCACCGCGCCGCCGGGTACCAAGCCGGTGACCCTGCTGCCCAAGACCGATGGCTGGCTGGAGCTGCGCGGGCCCAACGGCGAGGTGCTGGCCTCGACCTTCGTGCGCGCCGGCGAGCCCTATACCGTGCCCGAGGGCATCGGCTACCGCCTGACGCCCGACGCGCAGCGCTGA
- the ispG gene encoding flavodoxin-dependent (E)-4-hydroxy-3-methylbut-2-enyl-diphosphate synthase → MSVRPYRDIQRRKSRRILVGNVPVGGDSPITVQTMTNTLTADARATIEQIRRCEEAGVDIIRVSCPDEDSTKALKQIVRAAKVPIVADIHFHYRRAIEAADAGAACLRINPGNIGSAERVREVVKAARDHGCSMRIGVNAGSLERDLLEKYGEPCPEAMVESALDHARILEDHDFREFKISVKASDVFLAVAAYQGLAEACDYPLHIGVTEAGGLRTGTVKSSIGLGMLLWGGIGDTLRVSLSAEPEEEVRVGFEMLKGLNLRHRGVNLISCPSCARQQFDVIRTVEALEKRVAHITTPMTVSVIGCVVNGPGEARETDIGFTGGGNGTHQVYVAGVPHHRLKDAGIVEHLAQMIEKKAAEIEAAKEAAAPKAAAE, encoded by the coding sequence ATGAGCGTCAGACCGTATCGCGATATCCAGCGCCGCAAGTCCCGGCGCATCCTGGTCGGCAATGTGCCGGTGGGCGGTGATTCGCCGATCACCGTGCAGACCATGACCAACACCCTGACCGCCGACGCGCGCGCGACGATCGAGCAGATCCGCCGCTGCGAGGAGGCCGGCGTCGACATTATCCGCGTCTCCTGTCCGGACGAGGATTCGACGAAGGCGCTCAAGCAGATCGTGCGCGCCGCGAAGGTGCCGATCGTCGCCGACATCCACTTCCACTACAGACGCGCCATCGAGGCGGCCGACGCCGGCGCCGCGTGCCTGCGCATCAATCCCGGCAATATCGGCAGCGCCGAGCGCGTGCGCGAGGTGGTGAAGGCGGCGCGCGACCATGGCTGCTCGATGCGCATCGGAGTCAATGCCGGCTCGCTCGAGCGCGACCTCCTGGAGAAGTACGGCGAGCCCTGCCCGGAGGCGATGGTCGAAAGCGCGCTCGATCACGCGCGCATCCTCGAGGATCACGATTTCCGCGAGTTCAAGATCAGCGTGAAGGCCTCGGACGTGTTCCTTGCGGTGGCCGCCTACCAGGGACTCGCCGAAGCCTGCGACTATCCACTGCATATCGGCGTCACCGAGGCCGGCGGCCTGCGCACCGGCACGGTGAAGTCCTCGATCGGCCTGGGCATGCTGCTGTGGGGCGGCATCGGCGACACGCTGCGCGTCTCGCTGTCGGCCGAGCCCGAGGAGGAGGTGCGCGTCGGCTTCGAGATGCTGAAGGGGCTGAACCTGCGGCACCGCGGCGTCAACCTGATCTCCTGCCCGAGCTGCGCGCGTCAGCAGTTCGACGTCATCCGCACCGTCGAGGCGCTGGAGAAGCGCGTGGCGCACATCACCACGCCGATGACCGTCTCGGTGATCGGCTGCGTGGTGAACGGACCGGGCGAGGCGCGCGAGACCGATATCGGCTTCACCGGTGGCGGCAACGGCACGCATCAGGTCTATGTCGCGGGCGTGCCGCACCACAGGCTCAAGGACGCCGGCATCGTCGAGCACCTGGCCCAGATGATCGAGAAGAAGGCCGCCGAGATCGAGGCCGCCAAGGAAGCCGCGGCGCCCAAGGCGGCGGCGGAGTAG
- the prfA gene encoding peptide chain release factor 1 codes for MTLDDKLDQVVHRHAELQAMLSRVGLDSARFTQASKEYAELGPLVEAVGELRAAQKEAHDLAGMIADAGTDAEMKALAEEEFRAAKERVPLLERRVQLMLLPRDEADARNAILEVRAGTGGEEAALFAADLFRMYQRYAALRGWKFEIMELSDSGMGGYREATATVTGKDVFARLKFESGVHRVQRVPATESQGRIHTSAATVAVLPEAEEVDLKIEDKDLRIDVFRSSGPGGQSVNTTDSAVRITHLPTGVVVSQQDEKSQHKNKAKAMKILRARLYEAQRQKLADERAAARKGQVGSGDRSERIRTYNFPQGRCTDHRINLTLYELDKVMDGTALDKVVEALIADDEAARLAEFAA; via the coding sequence ATGACACTCGACGACAAGCTCGACCAGGTGGTGCACCGCCACGCGGAGTTGCAGGCCATGCTCTCGCGGGTCGGCCTCGATTCGGCGCGCTTCACCCAGGCATCGAAGGAATATGCCGAGCTCGGCCCGCTGGTCGAGGCGGTCGGTGAATTGCGCGCGGCGCAGAAGGAGGCGCATGACCTCGCCGGCATGATCGCCGATGCCGGCACCGACGCCGAGATGAAGGCGCTGGCCGAGGAGGAGTTCCGCGCCGCGAAGGAGCGCGTGCCGCTGCTCGAGCGGCGGGTGCAGCTGATGCTGCTGCCGCGCGACGAGGCCGACGCGCGCAACGCCATCCTCGAGGTGCGCGCCGGCACGGGCGGCGAGGAAGCCGCCCTGTTCGCCGCCGATCTCTTCCGCATGTACCAGCGCTACGCCGCGCTGCGCGGCTGGAAGTTCGAGATCATGGAGCTCAGCGACAGCGGCATGGGCGGCTACCGCGAGGCCACCGCCACCGTCACCGGCAAGGACGTCTTCGCGCGGCTGAAGTTCGAATCGGGCGTGCATCGCGTGCAGCGCGTGCCGGCCACCGAATCGCAGGGCCGTATCCACACCTCGGCCGCGACCGTCGCCGTGCTGCCCGAGGCCGAGGAGGTCGACCTCAAGATCGAGGACAAGGACCTGCGCATCGACGTGTTCCGCTCCTCCGGACCGGGCGGCCAGTCGGTCAACACCACCGACAGCGCCGTGCGCATTACGCACTTGCCGACCGGCGTCGTGGTCAGCCAGCAGGACGAGAAGAGCCAGCACAAGAACAAGGCCAAGGCGATGAAGATCCTGCGCGCGCGGCTCTACGAGGCGCAGCGCCAGAAGCTCGCCGACGAGCGCGCCGCGGCGCGCAAGGGCCAGGTCGGCAGCGGCGACCGCAGCGAACGCATCCGCACCTACAACTTTCCCCAGGGCCGCTGCACGGACCACCGTATCAACCTGACGCTCTACGAGCTCGACAAGGTCATGGACGGCACGGCGCTCGACAAGGTGGTCGAGGCGCTGATCGCGGATGACGAGGCGGCAAGGCTGGCGGAGTTCGCGGCGTAG
- the hisS gene encoding histidine--tRNA ligase has protein sequence MSKLQPVRGTHDILPDEFPRFAHVWDTARDVARLYGYAEMATPIFEFTELFARGMGETSDVVSKEMYTFTDRGGEGLTLRPEYTAGICRAFISNGLLQQVPLKLFAHGPMFRYERPQKGRQRQFHQIDLEVLGAPEPECDVEVISVAADILDRLGILERCTLNLNSLGDPESRAAYRKVLVDYYSAHKAKLSEDSLRRLERNPMRILDSKDEGDKAANANAPALADYLNATARDFFASVKAGLEASGIAFVVDPNLVRGLDYYTHTAFEFVTTHLGAQGTVIGGGRYDGLIEQLGGPPTAGIGWAGGIERLVMLANDPPKPERPVAIVPMGEAAERRALALARELRDSDVPVELAYRGNMKRRLQRANKLNASHALILGDAELGKGVVALKNLADGTQREVAFDDIVEELTVDAMGQLGDLLGFDGLDDEDGDKR, from the coding sequence GTGTCCAAGCTCCAACCCGTACGCGGCACCCACGACATCCTGCCCGACGAGTTCCCGCGCTTCGCGCATGTCTGGGACACGGCGCGCGACGTGGCGCGGCTCTACGGCTATGCCGAGATGGCGACGCCGATCTTCGAGTTCACCGAGCTGTTCGCGCGCGGCATGGGCGAGACCTCCGACGTCGTGTCGAAGGAAATGTACACGTTCACGGACCGCGGCGGCGAAGGCCTGACGCTCCGGCCCGAGTACACCGCCGGCATCTGCCGCGCCTTCATCTCCAACGGCCTCCTGCAGCAGGTGCCGCTGAAGCTCTTTGCGCACGGCCCGATGTTCCGCTACGAGCGGCCGCAGAAGGGCCGCCAGCGCCAGTTCCACCAGATCGACCTCGAGGTGCTGGGCGCGCCCGAGCCGGAATGCGACGTCGAGGTGATCTCGGTCGCCGCCGACATCCTCGACCGGCTCGGCATCCTGGAACGCTGCACGCTCAACCTGAACTCGCTGGGCGACCCGGAAAGCCGCGCCGCCTACCGCAAGGTGCTGGTCGACTACTACAGCGCCCACAAGGCGAAGCTCAGCGAGGATTCGCTGCGCCGCCTGGAGCGCAATCCGATGCGCATCCTCGACAGCAAGGACGAGGGCGACAAGGCGGCCAACGCCAACGCACCGGCGCTGGCCGACTACCTCAACGCCACCGCGCGCGACTTCTTCGCGTCGGTAAAGGCCGGGCTGGAGGCCTCGGGCATCGCCTTCGTCGTCGATCCCAACCTGGTGCGCGGGCTCGACTACTACACCCACACCGCCTTCGAGTTCGTCACCACGCATCTGGGCGCCCAGGGCACGGTGATCGGCGGCGGCCGCTACGACGGGCTGATCGAGCAGCTCGGCGGGCCGCCGACCGCCGGCATCGGCTGGGCCGGCGGCATCGAGCGGCTGGTGATGCTGGCCAACGACCCGCCCAAGCCGGAGCGGCCGGTGGCGATCGTGCCGATGGGCGAGGCGGCGGAGCGCCGCGCGCTGGCGCTGGCGCGCGAGCTGCGCGACAGCGACGTGCCGGTCGAGCTGGCGTACCGGGGCAACATGAAGCGCCGTCTGCAGCGCGCCAACAAGCTCAACGCCAGCCACGCGCTGATCCTGGGCGATGCCGAGCTGGGCAAGGGCGTGGTGGCGCTGAAGAACCTCGCCGACGGCACGCAGCGCGAGGTGGCTTTCGACGACATCGTCGAAGAGCTGACCGTCGACGCCATGGGCCAGCTCGGCGACCTGCTGGGCTTCGACGGCCTCGACGACGAAGACGGGGACAAGCGGTGA